From Strix aluco isolate bStrAlu1 chromosome 5, bStrAlu1.hap1, whole genome shotgun sequence:
TAAAGCTCTTGACAATTGGTTGAAAGCCAAATAGCAAGGCCttggcttgcctttttttcctgtagttctTAGACAAATCTTCTAGTGACAACACAGAAGCTGACTAAAGACGCCTGGGATTTGACCTCTgtggttttctgggttttgtttttttcgtGCTTGCCTGTGtaaaagcagtgatttaaaaGGCGCTAATATTTAATTTGGCTTGTGCGTGAACATCAGAGCTTTCACACAGTTGTAAGTAATGTTGCTTTCTCAGAGCTGGGAAAGCCGGCAGATTTACTTGAGGTTGTCATGCCCAGGTGGCATACAGTGATTCAGATGGCAAAACTGCCTATTCAGGCTGCCCAGACAGGATGTGCATTATGTGAGCTGAAAGGCTCTTTCAGAGGAAGACTGGGATTAAAAATGACTCTTGGTGCTTTATCCCCTTCCTCACAGGCGATATACGAAATGTCCAGGGGAGAGCAGGACCTAATCGAAGACCTGAAGCTTGCCAGAAAGgtgagtggtttttttcctgcagtcagTAATCGTATTACAGCTAATAATGAAGTTTCTTTGCACCTGCAAACATTACGTAACGGCTTTATCAGGCCCAGAATCCACAGTATGAAAGCTGGCCTGGAAAGTTGACGTGAGCAGTCCTACAGTGCTGGTTTGACTGCAGCAAATGCAGCCAAAAAAGGATTGCCCTTTGCAGTCCTGCAGAGCTAGGTGGGGAATCCCTCTGCCAGATGGGAACAGGTCAGACGGGAAAGTCCTTTTCATTTGATACGTTCATACCGAGGTGAATCTTTTGCCCATCAAAGTCGGTGTTACTGTTTCTGTTGGCTTCTGATCTGTTCTGCGTGTGATCTATCCCCTCATATTTAAATTGTCAGCTTTTGGGTTTGGGagatttgaatatattttaatacttGACATTCTTTGACAGGCCTATCATGATCCCATGCTGAAACTCTCTATCATGTCTGAGGAGGAACTCACCCACATATTTGGGGACTTGGATTCTTATATTCCTCTGCATGAAGGTAAGAGCAACTGGATCATTTTCACATAGCGTGCTGACTAAGAGTTAATCTCTATGCTTTCTCATGTTAGAACCGCTTACTGGGGCATTGTTGCaatttctatttttgtatttcaattCCAGACTTGTTGGCAAGTTTAGGAGAAGCAACAAAACCAGATGGAACAGTGGAGCAGATTGGGCCCATTCTTGTGAAGTGGGTGAGTACATAACTTGGAGACAGCAGGCTAAAAAAGAGCTTAAAGAACACTTAAAGCTAGAAGCCGAAAAGCTGTGGGCTTTTGTGGCCTTGAGCGAAAGATTGAAACGGAAATCCTGGCTACACTGAAAACAATGGGACTCTGTCAGCCGTAATGGGCCACGATTTCACCCCGGAGACTTACACTAGTGTGACTGCAATTACTTGCTGATTTATGTTAGAAATGTCTGTATCTTCTGGACTGTTCCTCGCTGATGTGATTTCCATAGTCTTACTGCTGTTAATCTCAAACATCTGAACTTCAAAGGCACTGCATGCAGAATGCCTTGGTTCTCCTCACAAAAGACTAGCTGCATAGACAAGATAGTCTGTTAGCTTTGGTTTTTCTACTGGGCAAAGTATCGCAGTAAGGGATGTAGAACTCCCTGAGTTTGACATGTTCATGTGCTTTGCTTTTCCTACATGGAATTAAACTCCTGATTATTGTTCTGTTCTCCTGCAGTTACCACGACTCCATGCCTACAAAGGTTACTGTAGCAATCAGCTGGCAGCCAAAGCACTTCTGGATCAGAAGAAGCAGGACCGGAGAGTTCAGGACTTCCTCCAGCGCTGCCTTGAGTCCCCTTTCAGCCGCAAACTAGACCTTTGGAGCTTCTTGGACATTCCTCGAAGTCGGCTGGTCAAATACCCGCTGCTCCTGAAAGAGATCCTGAGGCACACTCCCAAAGACCACCCCGATATCCAGATTCTGGAAGAAGCTGTAAGTAATCGTGATCTCATTATGGTTGTTCTGACACAAGCATGTCATTGTGGAGCTCCAGAAAGCTTTCTTAAACCCTCAGCAATTCTGTGGCATGGTTGTCTTGGTGGACAGAAATCTGTGACTGTGACCCTTTGTGAAAGCAAGTGAGAGATGGGTCCGTGTGGATTCCATCACCTGGAGTTCTTAAATAGCACTTAAAGGGAAGCTCTCCAAGCAGAGTTCACTATTTAATCATTTGTAACTGGTTTGGTTTGTAGATATCTATAATCCAAGGAGTCCTCTCTGACATCAACCTGAAGAAGGGGGAATCGGAGTGCCAGTATTACATTGACAAGCTGGAGTACCTGGATGAGAAGCAAAAAGACCCGAGGATTGAAGGCAGCAAAGCTTTACTGTGCCATGGGGAGCTGAAGAATAAAAACGGACATGTAAGTCCCTCGTGTTCGTGGTAATTAATTCTCAAGTTTGAAAACCTCCCCTCAGAGGTAGTTAAACCTTCGTCCGTTACAGCAGGACCAGGAGCCCTTCCATCCTTAGGGTTAGTTTAGACAATTAGCTAAacttaaaaagcagaagagaaagcacCTGATGGCAGTCAGCATTGCAGGGTGTAAGGGAAAGTTTCCTGCTGACAGCTTTACAATTGGCCttcagaagctgaaaaataattaGCACAAAATTACTATAGAAAGTGCTCTCTGTGCCCAAGCTCTCCATCAAAAGGGATTTCCTGCCGGCTGTTTACTTTCAGGTGCTCTGACATTCCCCGTTATGAGCTCTGGCGCACAGCTCTTCCAAACAAAAGTGTTCCTGCAAAGGCCTCTTTGGCTTTGAGGTGAACTGCCCGAAGTTTATCTCCCACTGCAGCAGTGCTGAAAGACCCTGGCTCTACTCGAGGGTTTGCTGCCTTTTGTTCTGGCTTGCAGGAGTAACCTCGTTTTAAACATcaaatctttttctgtttatttttttagttgGTGGGGGGGTTTTTGGTTTAATTAGGCCATTATGCTTCTGTACACATGAAGCATTTTGTATTGTCAAAAAAGATACTGCTTCTAATCATCATATTCTTGGCAGCTGTAAATCATAATACACTTTTGAAGGGTTGTTAAAACAATAAACCCATTGATATAAGTGTGGTCTGTGCCACCACTGCCAGGGCCCAGCGTTGCTGTAACAGGAAACAGTCAGAAAGTTAACGTGGGTGAAACTTCAGAATAATCCCAGAAACTTCAGATAATCCCAGAGGATGTGTGATTGCTTTGAATACAAAGTACAATGTTTCGCTCACATTCAAATgtattttccctttcagaaacTCTACGTCTTCCTCTTCCAAGACATCCTGGTTCTGACCCGGCCGGTCACTCGCAATGAGCGTCAGGCCTACCAAGTGTACAGGCAGCCAATCCCTGtccaggagctgctcctggaAGACCTGCAGGATGGCGATGTGAAAATGGGAGGATCCTTCCGAGGAGCTTTTGGCAATTCTGATAAAGGTATGAACCGAACCAGTTCATCTGTGTGGGAATCTGCTGGTGAGGAGAGACTACACTGACCCATAAATCCCCGCAGATGGAGGTTAACGTGTTAACATCCACCTTTAGACCGTCACTGCTGGGCTTTGCGGTTTTAGATTTGGTTGCTGTGAACTTATTTATGGTGTTTTGCAGTTGATGCTCAGACTAGAAAACATCTATTTCAACGTATCTCTGCTGGGTTGTGgtgtttggggttggtttttttttttttggcagggttttgaaagcttttcctgaagcagagcagggcagtCCAGATCGCTTGTCTAGCAATGGAATCTCTCTAAATATTGAGCTAGGAACTGATCTGCTTTTTCCTATATTTATCTTCAGCTAAAAATATCTTCCGAGTTCGTTTCCAAGATCCCTCCCCAGGCCAGTCCCACACGCTGCAGGCCAACGATGTCTTCCACAAGCAGCAATGGGTTAATTGCATCCGAACGGCCATCGCTCCCTTCCAGCCAGCTGCTGCCGCGGCGGAGCTGAAGGAGCTGCCGGAGCTGAGCGAAGAGTCGGAGGAGAACAACCCCTCCGCGCCCAACATCAGAGCCCAGAAGAGGCAATCTGCCATGTCTGGCATAACCGAGATGGAGCTCGATGAAAGCACCTCCGAGTGCAGCTCCGTCCTGGACTCGGAGGAAGCCAAGGGCCTGAAAACCCACAGAACATCGTCCGGGTACAGAAAAACGAGGGAGAAGCAGCTAAGCGGGAAGCGGAAAGAAACACTAGTGTAAAGAGGAGCCCAGCAACATCCTGGTAGAAGactgtttatttataaataatgtgtACATTTTTCTTGTAATGTGAGCATGATTGGAGTCACTCTACTGAAcagaatatttgttttttttatgTTGTAATGGCAGCTACTGGTATACAGTTAACACTGTTGAACTGGAGTCTGTTTAGACAAACCTGGCCACTTTAAACCTGGTTTTAATGCTGTGAGTGATTTGGAAGCCCTCACGCTTTTGACTGCTCACAGCCAATTTCAAGAGCAAATTTTGGTTTCAGAAAGATTTCCACGTGTGGTTTTTGAGGCTGGAAAACAAGAAACTTAAAGCAGAAGTTGGGGGGCCATCACCACGAGCCTGGCAGCACCCTGCTTTGCATGGGGGGGGGTTCAGATCAACGCTGCAAGAGGCCTTTTAAAGTGGACTCGAAACCTGAATTCACGTTATTTTCTTATCTTGTACAGCACATGTTTGCAGTGTGTGGTTATCATAATCCATGCAACTTTTCGtgttaaaaaagggaaaaaaaaacaacaaccaaccaaaaaaaaaaccaccacaaaacaacaaaaaaaaacacctaaaaaaaCAGACCCCAGGTTCAACAGGTTCTCAATTTACCTACTGGAATCTTTCATCTTAGTGTGTCCTTTGTACATTCCTCATTTTCACTCTTGTAACCTgccagatatttaatttttttattagttgttttgttctgagtttggggttctctttgtttttcttcttttttttttttttttacttttgtattttgtCCTTGTTAAGACTTGGCATTTCCTTTCGAGGAATTTTTGaggaattttcctttttcctcgCTCCGAGGTGTGCACGGACGGTTTCTCACGTCACTCCACAGTTCTGCGGAGCGCACCGTCCCTTAGCGACGTCAACGGCTTGTGTGCGCTCCGGACTCCTGAAAGAGAACTGCATTGCAGCGGGGTTTAGGAAGGTTTTAGGCACGTTGTAAAAAGGgttttggggagggaagaagagcagcAGCTAGAGGGGAATAGCAGGGAGCGAAGGTAGATTTTTCTTGTTCGTGTTGCCTTTTGGAAATGAAACGCCTTCCGCGGGGAGGCGGGACTGGAGGCGACCAAGGGGTTATTGCATGTTGTAGAGAGGTAGAGCAAAGGACGCGTTTGCAGCTGAAGAGGTGTAAGGACAGAGGAGAATAGTGGTTGTATATACTCCTAACGGCGACACTGCCATGTTCTAGCGGTCCAAAGATTCGGCTGAGAGACGCCGGCGCCGTAACTGCGCTGCAAAGTGGTGACGGCCGTGAGTGTGGCCAACAGGTTGTTCCTGTCCAGTCGAAGGACGAGGACAGCGAGCCCGGCCTTGAGTGTTACCTGAAATCTCCGCTCGAGGAGCCGCAACTCCCCTGCAAAAGGTCGTTGCCTGGCGCGAGTGTGGCCGGTAACGTTGGGAACGGGAAGAGGGTGTACATAGACACAAGCGGATGGTTCTCTGTAAATGTGTTGTACAGTTTTCAGTGCCAAGTACAATTAAATTCCTGACAGCCTCTTGCCTGCTGCGTCTGAGTCCCTCCTTGGGGGGGAGATAAGCGCCTTCCCGCGCTCCTCCTGGCCCTCCTGGAGGGCTCACAGGAGGAAGCTGTGCCTTTATCCAAACCCCTTTTTTACCATCGCGGTTCCTCCTTGCGCCGCTGCGTCCCAGCAGGACCCGGGCTGGTGGTTTATGGCTCCGTGCCGCCGCCCTGCCTGTAAAATGGGGTGCAGCTGCCTGAGTCACCCCGGCACTTGCATCACTCTCCTCATTTCTGGGGGGAAAAGGGAGCAGTGGTGATAATCCCTGCCCTCCTGCAACCTTCCTACGACTCAAACGGTCCCCGTTTAGCAAATAATTCAAAATCCTCTCCTAGACCAACCTTCAGAAGCAGCCCCGGGGCCCTGCCGGGAAGGGAAGGCACAGCTCCCCTCGCAGGGACGAGGTTTAGAGCTGAACTTTGCCCCAGAAAACTGAGTTTTGAGCTGAAGGAGGCTCAGCCCTTTCCGAGCTGGAAAAAAGGCTTCttttgccataaaaaaaaaaaaaggcattaagctGCCACAGCACATGGCTCATCCTCAACACAGAGGAAATCCTGCAGAGCGCCTGCTTCTCCTCCCCCGTGTCAGGCCGAGCCCAAACCTCCATCAGGCTGAGCCCAAACCTCTGTCTGGTCGTCGTGTAGCCAACAGCAAATTAGCCAAGAATTTCATTTCACTTTAAAAGTAATTCACTCCCCCACCGACTCCCGGTGGTTCCTATCCCCACTCCAGGAATGTGCAGACCGCAGCTGGCTGCCTCGTCAGGCCCGGCTTTGCTAGACTAAACAAGCCGGGTTTTTCTGGTTTCCTCCCGTGCTCAACTCCCTCACATCCTGGCCAGCCCTCTCCTCGCCTGTGCTGCTAAAGCTGAGCCCAGACCCCCCCTTCCCACACACAGGGTCGGGGGACCCCAGGGTGAAATCCTGAGGGCAGAGGGGGGACCCTCCATCCTTGCCATAGCACCGTCCCCATTGTGGCCAGCGAAAGGGAAGGTGGCTGTGCCACCTCCGCCTTTGGCAAGCAGTTCCCCGTATTTACCTCCGGGGATCCTCCCAGCTCGGGTGCTACGTGCGGAGCCAAACACCCGCCCGGGTTTATAGGTGAGACCTTCCCGGAGTCGGGGTCAGAGCGGGGCAtgtccccagcatctcctcagcACCCCgatccctccctcctccaccctgATGACATCTGGCAGGCCCAAAAGCAGGACCCTTCACTTGGGCTAGAAAAGCCTGACTTTAGGAGCTGCCTTACAGACCCTGCAGTTCACCCTCCGCTTTAGAAACCTCCCTTAAAACAGTATCtaaaagaaaccacaaaattTTACACCTGGCAGCTGGCAACCCCTGGAGCCCCCCGCAGCCGTTGCGGGATCCTGTCTAAGCTCAGCCTCTCCAAAATGCCATTTTCCACATTAAACCCCGATGTGATTTATGCCAGGCTTTGCGGAGgttcctccccatccccacagacACACGTGGGGGCACAGGGCCCCACAGATGTTTCCCCATACGAGTGGTTTCCCTCTTCACCTcccaactttctctttttttccacaaattcatcatcttccccctcctcagctccACCACCTCGTCTGCAAATGCAAACCCAGACATCACCGCACACATCTGCGCACATCTGGGCTGGCGTTCTGCTTGGGATAATCCAACAGGGTGCTTTTAACCATCTggtctgggttggttttttggggtttttttaagccattACCTGGATCAGGCTCAAAGCCAGACGCAGAGGTTGAGCGGGGCGAAGCCGCCTGCAAAACTCAGTGTGAGGCTTTAACGTTGGCTGCCTGCACCCGCCATCCTCAAAGTATCGGccccctccagctccagctggaGACATCCCGGGAAAATCGGCTGCCAAAATCCCCGGCAGCTGCGTGCTCCTGCCTCCCCCACAGAGGCCTCCCCCCTGTCCCATCTACCCCCTGGATCATCTCGGATGCTGTAAATAGGACTCAGCCCTAAACCAGGGGGTTTTATGGGCCAGTAGGAAGTTTTATTGGGTTAATTATCCTGCCATGCTAATGAGGGTGGAGTTAAGCACAGTCTAAATCAAGGGCTGGCTTGACCTTCTCCGAAAGACTGCTGTAAACGTGGGAGGCAATGGGTGCTGGTGATGGGTGCTGGCAATGGGTGGTAGCGATGGAGATGTGATGGGTGCTGGTGATGATGGGGAGGTGATGGGTGATGGTAATGGGGGGTGATGAGGAGGTAATGGGGAGTTGATGGGTGCTGACAGTGGGTGCTGATGATGGGGAGATCATGGGTGCTGGTGATGGGGGAGGTAATGGGTGCTGGTAATGGGGGGTGATGAGGTAATGGGGAGGTGATGGGTGCTGAGAGTGGG
This genomic window contains:
- the NET1 gene encoding neuroepithelial cell-transforming gene 1 protein isoform X1, giving the protein MEAELVGQKSPRRRRGRASAGARASRSPPADSTPGVAASAASCSRYPLRRGSSFTFLTPGPHWDFTLKRKRREKDDDVASLCSLDFKEPSNKRVRPLTRVTSLANLISPVRNGAVRRFGQTIQSFALRSDSKSPGCAQKSCSRSAAPTPPKRRNSVLWSEMLDVNMKESLSTKEIKRQEAIYEMSRGEQDLIEDLKLARKAYHDPMLKLSIMSEEELTHIFGDLDSYIPLHEDLLASLGEATKPDGTVEQIGPILVKWLPRLHAYKGYCSNQLAAKALLDQKKQDRRVQDFLQRCLESPFSRKLDLWSFLDIPRSRLVKYPLLLKEILRHTPKDHPDIQILEEAISIIQGVLSDINLKKGESECQYYIDKLEYLDEKQKDPRIEGSKALLCHGELKNKNGHKLYVFLFQDILVLTRPVTRNERQAYQVYRQPIPVQELLLEDLQDGDVKMGGSFRGAFGNSDKAKNIFRVRFQDPSPGQSHTLQANDVFHKQQWVNCIRTAIAPFQPAAAAAELKELPELSEESEENNPSAPNIRAQKRQSAMSGITEMELDESTSECSSVLDSEEAKGLKTHRTSSGYRKTREKQLSGKRKETLV
- the NET1 gene encoding neuroepithelial cell-transforming gene 1 protein isoform X2, translated to MPRYPLRRGSSFTFLTPGPHWDFTLKRKRREKDDDVASLCSLDFKEPSNKRVRPLTRVTSLANLISPVRNGAVRRFGQTIQSFALRSDSKSPGCAQKSCSRSAAPTPPKRRNSVLWSEMLDVNMKESLSTKEIKRQEAIYEMSRGEQDLIEDLKLARKAYHDPMLKLSIMSEEELTHIFGDLDSYIPLHEDLLASLGEATKPDGTVEQIGPILVKWLPRLHAYKGYCSNQLAAKALLDQKKQDRRVQDFLQRCLESPFSRKLDLWSFLDIPRSRLVKYPLLLKEILRHTPKDHPDIQILEEAISIIQGVLSDINLKKGESECQYYIDKLEYLDEKQKDPRIEGSKALLCHGELKNKNGHKLYVFLFQDILVLTRPVTRNERQAYQVYRQPIPVQELLLEDLQDGDVKMGGSFRGAFGNSDKAKNIFRVRFQDPSPGQSHTLQANDVFHKQQWVNCIRTAIAPFQPAAAAAELKELPELSEESEENNPSAPNIRAQKRQSAMSGITEMELDESTSECSSVLDSEEAKGLKTHRTSSGYRKTREKQLSGKRKETLV
- the NET1 gene encoding neuroepithelial cell-transforming gene 1 protein isoform X3, coding for MVAHDELGGLLPIKRTIRVIDAQNQSFREQEEPSNKRVRPLTRVTSLANLISPVRNGAVRRFGQTIQSFALRSDSKSPGCAQKSCSRSAAPTPPKRRNSVLWSEMLDVNMKESLSTKEIKRQEAIYEMSRGEQDLIEDLKLARKAYHDPMLKLSIMSEEELTHIFGDLDSYIPLHEDLLASLGEATKPDGTVEQIGPILVKWLPRLHAYKGYCSNQLAAKALLDQKKQDRRVQDFLQRCLESPFSRKLDLWSFLDIPRSRLVKYPLLLKEILRHTPKDHPDIQILEEAISIIQGVLSDINLKKGESECQYYIDKLEYLDEKQKDPRIEGSKALLCHGELKNKNGHKLYVFLFQDILVLTRPVTRNERQAYQVYRQPIPVQELLLEDLQDGDVKMGGSFRGAFGNSDKAKNIFRVRFQDPSPGQSHTLQANDVFHKQQWVNCIRTAIAPFQPAAAAAELKELPELSEESEENNPSAPNIRAQKRQSAMSGITEMELDESTSECSSVLDSEEAKGLKTHRTSSGYRKTREKQLSGKRKETLV
- the NET1 gene encoding neuroepithelial cell-transforming gene 1 protein isoform X4, which produces MVAHDELGGLLPIKRTIRVIDAQNQSFREQESFALRSDSKSPGCAQKSCSRSAAPTPPKRRNSVLWSEMLDVNMKESLSTKEIKRQEAIYEMSRGEQDLIEDLKLARKAYHDPMLKLSIMSEEELTHIFGDLDSYIPLHEDLLASLGEATKPDGTVEQIGPILVKWLPRLHAYKGYCSNQLAAKALLDQKKQDRRVQDFLQRCLESPFSRKLDLWSFLDIPRSRLVKYPLLLKEILRHTPKDHPDIQILEEAISIIQGVLSDINLKKGESECQYYIDKLEYLDEKQKDPRIEGSKALLCHGELKNKNGHKLYVFLFQDILVLTRPVTRNERQAYQVYRQPIPVQELLLEDLQDGDVKMGGSFRGAFGNSDKAKNIFRVRFQDPSPGQSHTLQANDVFHKQQWVNCIRTAIAPFQPAAAAAELKELPELSEESEENNPSAPNIRAQKRQSAMSGITEMELDESTSECSSVLDSEEAKGLKTHRTSSGYRKTREKQLSGKRKETLV